tagagcctattaggaaaaaagttctaacatgtttcttttaactgttagaactctgctacgatgtctctccgaagatctgctcgcaccaacgggaacgcttccaacgatgttccagcgaccaatgcggtccctaccgttcgccgaaggagagtgcgtgttactgctcgccgcaatgcgccggcacagccagctgacaacactgcagagattgccagactgcgacagcaagttgaggaacttctgcagcaacaacgccaacaggctcaatctcagcctcagcctccgccacagccacagccgcagccacagccaatggccccagcaccccaacaagttggtccgtatgggggatggcctatgacgaactacgctccttatcctgttcagcacatggagccagtgtacgagaggttccgcaagcagcacgctccgaacttcgaagggactacggacccctttgaagcagaagaatggctaaggaatgtggagccgatcctagcccacatgaacctcaataatgctgaccgcatatcctgcgtctcatctttactcaagaaagatgccaggatatggtgggatttggtccagcaatcccacgatgctgccactatgacgtggacccgatttgtggagctcttccacaagaagtactacaattcaacagtgcttgctacgagagttgaggagttcaccaatctgaagcaagggaatttaacagtggcggaatatgctcgtcagttcgatcgcttagcgaagttcgcagcagagttggttccaaccgactatctaagggtgaacaagtttgttagaggacttcgcccgaagatcgagatgggggttaaactagcaaacccgggaaacacttcatatgccgacgttcttgagacggcaattgaagtagaaaggttgcaagccaacgtgagcaaagaagaagccagcaagccggaacctaggcagcagagccaacctcaggccagtcggaacaacaatcagtccagcaacagtcagtccaacaacaacggtaacggacagaagagaaggcatcctgacaacaagcaagccgacaacaataaaagggcacgaccaagtaatgggggaaataggtcgggctacgtggaatacccgccatgtgccaaatgtcagaagaagcaccccggagaatgccgtgccaacaccaaggagtgtttcaactgtggtcaagaagggcatcgtaaaagagactgtcctcagcaaaagccggaaggaaagaaggacgaaaagatggttcctgctcgggtttttgccttaacccaaggagaggcggatgctagcaacaaggtggtcacaggtcaggtttccatcctcaataaattatgtcatgtattatttgattcgggagccacccattcgtatatttcgttaggaatgatagataaactagacaaacctagtgaaagatttagaactaggtttgcaaccgagttgccttcgggcaaagtagttctatcatcacaaattgtacgaggcgtaccaatcaagattgaggacaaggaactagaaggagacctgatagagctggtgatcaaagacttcgacgtcatactaggcatggattggctagcacggcatggcgcaacgatcgactgcagacgcaagaaggtgacattcgatactcctgacggccagaaactgtgcttcatgggacaagcttcaggactacgcacaccgttagtatcatctctcaaagctcagagaatgatggagaaaggatgtcaagcattcttagccaacatcacgaatgtggagaaggagacatcactcaaagttggagatgttcgagtcatacaagaatttccagaagttttccccgatgacttgccaggattgccgccaactagagaaatagacttcacgatagaattagtaccgggcaccgagcctatctctaaggcaccataccggatggcacctacggaactcaaggagttaaagacgcagctacaagaactcctagacttgggtttcattaggccaagccattcaccatggggagctccggtactattcgtgaaaaagaaggacggaagtatgcgcatgtgcatagactaccgtgagctgaataaagtaacgattaagaacaaatacccgctacctcggattgatgatttgtttgatcaactccgaggcgcgactgtattctctaagatcgatttacggtccgggtatcatcagctcaaggtaaagggggaagatattcctaagacagcctttaggactcgttatggacattacgagttcttggttatgtcttttggtcttactaacgcgccagccgcgtttatggacttaatgaatagggtcttcaaggactacttggataaattcgtcgttgtgttcatcgacgacattttaatttactccaaggatgaagtggagcacgaggaacacttgaggatgattttgacgcgattgaaggagcaccaactctacgcgaagttcaagaaatgcgagttttggctctcacaagtggcgttcctcgggcacatcatatcgagagacggagttgcagtagatccatcgaaggtagaggccgtgaaggattggcctagaccaaagaacgcgtcggaagtaagaagcttcttagggctagcaggttactatagaaagtttgtagagggcttttctaagatagccactccactcaccaacctgacccggaagcaacaaaagtttaactggaatgataagtgtgaggaaagcttccagttgcttaaggataagctttgctcaacaccagtacttagtgtcccaacacccaacgacaagttcgttgtctactgtgatgcatcaaagttaggattgggatgcgtactgatgcaaaatgacaaggtgatagcctacgcgtcacgtcagttaaaggagtatgaacaacgctatccaactcacgatatggagttggcagcggtggtctttgcgttaaaaatctggcgccattatctttacggagaacggtgcgagatttatacggaccacaaaagtttaaaatacttctttactcagaaggagcttaacatgaggcagcgccggtggttggaattagtaaaggattacgactgcgaaatcctataccacccggggaaggcaaacgtagttgccgatgcacttagccaaaaaagttatgggaacttagcagtcttatccggaatagaaaagccactacagcaggagcttatcagtgccggaatagaagtggttgtaggcaagttggctaacttgtctatccaatcgaatatgctagaagacatacggaatggtcagagacatgatgattcactagcaacgcacatggatgcagtcagagaaggcaagactacagatttctcaatatccagtcaaggtttattgagatataaggatcgggtatgcgtgccagacgatcaaagtattaagaagacgatcctagaagaagcgcacaacaccccatactcggttcatccagggtctaccaagatgactcatgacatcaaggcagtctattggtggccagggatgaagaaggacatagcggaatatgtatctaagtgtctggtatgccagcaagtgaaggcggagcatcagcggcctgcaggattattgcaaccgcttagcataccggagtggaagtgggacgatatagccatggacttcgtgacgggtctgccaaagacaaataaccagcatgattctgcttggatagtcatagatagactaaccaagtcggctcattttctgcctgttaagacttcttatacggcagaccaatatgcagacatctacatccaagagattgtacgattgcatggaatccccaagacgatagtatcagatagaggatcagtgtttacgtcaagattttggagaagcttacagcaagccatgggtactaagttaagtcttagtacagctttccatcctcagacagatgggcagtcagagcgtacgattcagattttagaggatatgctacgcgcatgtgtacttgacttcggaggatcgtggaacaagtacttaccgctgatcgagttctcgtacaacaatagctaccagtcgacgatcgagatggcaccttatgagttgctatatggaaggaggtgccgatcaccgttgcactgggacgaggtaggagaaaggcagcttctagggcccgaagctgttaggcaagctcaagaagcagtaacgcttattagacagcgtatgcttgctgctcaaagccgacagaaaagctatgcagataccaagagacgcgatgtggaattccaagttggagatcaagtcttcctgaagatatctcctatgaagggtgtcaagcggttcgggaagaaaggcaagctcagtccccgattcttaggtccttttgagatattggacaaagtgggaccagttgcgtatagactagccctaccgccagcactagccgatagtcacaacgtcttccacatctcgatgttacgcaagtatgtgtcagacccatctcacgtcctcaagtacgacaccatagcactccagaaggacttaagttacgaggaacgaccgattagcatcctagatagggggatgaagcagttacggtccaagagctttcctatagttaaagtcctatggagcaatagttctgaacgcgaggcaacgtgggagttggaagaggacatgcagagccggtatccggagttatttggtaagtaaatttcgaggacgaaattctttttagtaggggagaattgtagagtccaagaactttacttagctaattgtttggtagtattatagtatgtttaagtgttatctttgttactatggatttttggttcagaccgggagttatttggacactcatagtagtacttatagattttctaagtttaacctatagtttaagaatattcagtataacctaaggtttgattaatgtgactattaaggattatattattatattataaggtttagacatcaaccaataggattttaagcacatgttttgaatggtaattaaggattaagtatttttgaggattaaattaaataagggtaaaagtttgaatgtatagggtcagtcagcagctttgagcacgttgagggcttagtcaaggctgtttactccattcaaactcagctaaaaatgtgtaaattcgtgtttaaatattcagcgtatgccgatatatcgcagctatagggggcgatatgtcgcagcacgtagatacggaaaacacgaatcgatgcacggtcgcctcgggaacaaaggtccaggcgatatatcgcctatagggggcgatatatcgcctccaccagcatgaattcaaatacatttgaattcttttcccttcagccattcaaactccttcaacagtccagcatcttctgaacgagtcttcagcctctgctgaacgattattcaaatgattttcacctaaaaagccattatttttattcaagtaaaatcaagatattttcattcccaaactctataaataggacctagtacccagccattattcaccattttctctaagttcagaggctgctagtgttaagtgagtgtgagagtgtaaacacttggtttggggaaaaactataagcttaaacatcataagcttatcaaacacttgggaagtgagttctatagtatttcggtggaggttacattgatcttgcaatctttgaggtaaacccaaaactctagtcctttctgtattctatgttatttcttttctcaaaaccttctactcaatcccctaaccttattcttatttttggttagggaatccaagttcttaagcacttaagtggtggtaagcatattttagtttaatggtttagtcttcctattctctttcatttcatctcctttctttagactcacccttgttcattgtggttttaggagtgttccaaaagtcctaactcagtccattttatcccggtaactttggtaaggaaaataggctagaattaatatgttatgtgcttatgttatctatatgtttatgttattaaaagtgttatgatatgtatatgtgtatgtaggcttgggcatatgacccatatgactaacaagaccccaaatgggttatgggcatatgacctacttagctagtaggaccccattaaccccatgggcatatgcttgtttagtctatgggaccccaagtaataatggccattataataagtgtatgttatatgtattatgttaagtctttatgttttcttatgaaattgtgtatatgactatgtgttaggtttttccttgctgggcattaggctcactcctttctgtttatgtgcaggaaaataagcttagaggcggtaagattcgtgatgcttgggaggatgtgtatcgatgatgaatggagtcaaggggccgagcgttatcgattcgaggatgtagtctccttttatgttttttatggttttacatgtattttccgcattattatgtaatgtcttttattttaaatcttattttgttttaaagacaatgggatcccaaaatccttcttagtattctgtttctttgtaaataactcttattttcaagttactcaataaattatggtattttcgtaaaatgtaagtttttatgtatagtttcgataatggtccaattagtctagattagtgggtcattacaattttaaagagttgtgttATATATTTTAAGCATTGATTTTTACattttaaagaataatttttCATAGATTGAATATAATCCTATAAATATACTTGTCACACATATATATGacacatataacatatactacaacaacacttagaatcatgtactcaaataatgataatttgataaataataactctacaaaatagagttattttaccactttttatgtgctagttgttgcttaattcttaagtttttaattgatttattaagtttttaagtaattttgaatttattaggtttattttaattttatagatttttgtgtatttttattgttatattattgtaaaatgttatggcttaattatttaaaaataatattgttaagttaggagtaaaaagatgcaattttgagcttaaatgtttaagtaaattaagttttaattaaaattttcatagaagttatatggtatattttattaatgaaaatatttaattttaatttagtttattatttattttgtaaggaatttattatttttatatttggaaaatgaggagaaagaaaggaaaataaCATTCTTGAAGAGGAAATAACAAAAATTGGCACAAGGGCCTGCCTCCTTCACCACCTCCTAAAGCCCAGTTCGCCAGGCCCAATAGCGCCCAGCCCATTGCTTTTCCCACCTAAAGCCAGCCATTTCACATCATCTCTTCATCAAGCCTTCAGCACTTCACGCCTAACTCCATCCAGCTGGCACCACCTAAAGCTCCTACAACTACTTCAAGTCCAAGCTGCTTCACCATTCCAAATGGCCCAATCTCCTCTGCCAGGCCTGCCTGTTTCACCCACGGCCCACATCTTTGGCCCAGCCGAACCACTTTGCCACAGCCACCAATATGGctaaaaaaccatatttgttCCCAATGTCCACTTTTTTCTTTTCACTAAAATATCAACATATCAACTTACTCTTTCATATTTTTctcacctaaataaacattcctaattcatttttttaccctagcttttcactaatattttacccCACCAAACAtttcatatttccaatactcttacacttactctatttatcctaccacttcccaatacaattaaattaatcaatttatttattttaacttgattaatttaatctccatattttgcctataaatagagtcttgtaagaccatttgggggctcttcttcttcttcatcttttttttttcaatctcttctacactccatatttctctcttcttttcactattttctatctaccattttcatcttttgaagagcatgtcaagtatgttattttgtaatttttatttcaatctagttatgagcttctaatctttttcaaaggttattaagatgatgatgaagcaaaatgtaactagatagtattttttattgtatgttgatttctcatttgtgtaacattgtttatggatttttctatcaaggATATGCATTTTtaatctattattgagtgttaaagcatattacacttagttcttcattatgcaaaaatatgatattcttttattaaatgtttttcattaaattgttcacatctaattcttagagcataagtatcatattttgcctaaacataatctctttgattttttgtagtttcattaggttgtaacacaactaatgcttagaaattatatcttatataagtgaagaaaaatcatacatttttgaaagagtaacttgtgcttgaatagaaaatatattttgaaaaaaatatatagtgtgattcatttcaactatattaaaacttgggaatcaatatacttataaaatactattgaacttgcattttgtggattctaaaatcttaataatcttattttatatatctcatttgaaaaccattttttctatttaatcttaaatctttttattacttgtcttttatttttctaaaacaaaatctcatcaaatatttggaactagattagaatattattgctttgtttgaaataatttcttttgatgttagtcaactcctatgggttcgacctcgtacttacatgaacattatattccgaaacgattcgtgcacttgcgagtttaaatattaaaacaccctcttttgggatcaacaataaatctcataataataataataataaataaattttaactaAATATATGTAGTGTCTAGTTTTAATTATCTCCTCCTAAAAGTTGATAGTTCTAAAACAAGTCATATTTTAGTTAAAGTGATAATAGTTTTATGTAATTACAAATCATAACATATCAGAAAACGAAATTTTCGGCAAAGATATTAATTTCACTCAAGTACATAAGGGGCTGATTGGTAATGGATCCGGATTGGATTTTATCATTTTGGAATTTTAAAATTTGTGGGTCCATGTAAATAGCTGATTGGCAGCTTATTTTTCAAAACAAATTTGAAATCTGTTTCCAAATTCTCAGTTGTAAAATAGAAAATGATAAATTGATGTTTTCttcattttgtgatttttattccAAAAATCCTAAAAACTCTCTCCACATTCGTAtctcaaatttaataccaatcacagattcagttttttaaaactcaaaaacagtttccTGACATTTAACCAATCAcatttttagaaacatgtttttagtcactaaattcagattttcatttcagaatctcacttttcaaaaatacagttttctaatcgcgaaccaatcaaaCCCTAAATTATTAAGTTAGTTCATAATATAACATCTTCTTATTGAAACTTGTCATATAATTAACATTCAAACAATATTGTTtaacatatttatttttaaactgATAATATCTTTAAATAATTTCAAATCGTAGCATATCAGAAAACGAAATTTTCGGGAAAGATATTAATTTAACTCAAATACATAAATTACTAAGTTAGTTCATAAAATAACATTTTCTTATTGAAACTTATCGTATAATTAGCATTCaaataatattgtttaatatTCAAAATTAAGATTACTgtgtataaattttttaaaaaatttgagaGCTTATCATACATAGTTAATTTGTAGTCCgtgaaaataattaatatttgtaAACTAAACGGTATAAACACTATAATTTGGtctttaatattaaaattaatctAAAAGCGTCTTGTTTAATTAAATGCAAcatagatttttttattttaggaatatatttaaaaaaatattgtgatTATACTGTGCTACGCGGTATTGTACCGTGAGATTGGTTGGATAGGCTGTACCTCAATtataaatacaataaaaaaagCACCTTTATATTAGGGGACTTTTCTAGAGAGTAGTTAGAGTTAAcggagagagagtgagagagtgtaaacttGAAGAGAAGACAATATAGGATTTTAGGGCTAGGGTTTTTGAGAATAGTttgctttgttttttttaattctgCAATGGAAGAAATTACGGATGGCGTCAACAACATGATCATGGCAGATTCTCAAAAGAGGAACCGTATTCAGGTCTCCAATACCAAAAAGCCCCTTTTCTTCTACGTCAATTTGGCGAAGGTAAAACCCTAAACCTCCACTGATTCTATAATTcttcatatattcatatatatttcTTGAGCTTGATTTAGGGTTTAGTTGGTTAATGGGTACCAATATTGACATGTGTTTCgcattttatttctaattttcagAGATACATGCAACAATACAATGAGGTCGAGCTCTCAGCCTTAGGAATGGGTATGAACATCCTAAAACTAATTCTCAGTATTGTTGTTTTCTAAATGTAAGAAAGATAATCGATTGTTTCTCTGAACCCAAATAAACTCACATGCCCATATTCAAGTCAAGTCACTAAATTTTTGGGATTAAAactggttttttttcttttcttttctatggTTGGAGGACAAATGGACAATGCAGTTAACTGAAGATGTTGACTTGAACAACTTGAACCTCACTGAATCTAAAGATTATTTAGGGTTTACGGTTTTGATTGGTTGTGAGTTTTGATTGATTACTCATTGACTTTACAAGCAAACATGACTTATGATTGTTTCTCGGGCTATCATTATACCAACCTAGGTTCTGTCTTGACTAGATATTACCTGAGTACGGTCCAATAAATTTGTATTAGCTGTTACTATCAATAGAAAATGAGATTTGTGAAGCAGAAAGGGAAAGTTTTATGGCTTTTGATAACATATACTAAGTATAGAAGATAACAGAATGACGGAAGATATTATATAGTTTATGCTTTTTCTCTTGTATTCTGTCTTATATTTTCAATATGCAGTATTCCATTATTCCTTGTTTGTGCGGCTTTGGCCTTGTTCTTGGATATGTGTCCTACCTTGTTTGCTGTTGCCATTTTGGATTTTGAATGAAGAAAttccttatttaaaaaaaaagacaaGAAAAGGGAAAAGCACCTTGTAATTGCTGGTTCTAGATGATTTGGGTTTAATACTTGGCCATATATCTTTGAAATGGTTAGTGGCTTTTGTTtgtgtgttttaatttgtttctGGTTGTACTATTGCAGCTATTGCCACCGTTGTCACAATTGCAGAAATACTAAAGAACAATGGACTGGCTCTTGAGAAGAGTGAGACCAAAACTTCAATTTTGCTCTTTCTAGTTATTACACAGAAATTCTTCTTATAATAAGATGTACATTTATTTATTCTTAAAATCTATGCAGAGATTATGACATCGACTGTTGATATAAAGGATGATTCTAGAGGGAGACCTGTCCAAAAAGCCAAGGTGACTTTCTTTCTTGCAAACCCTGATGCATTTCCTGGGGACTTGAGGACTGTGCGTAATGTCAATTATGCTATAGTACATCTGTGACATTCTAACctagttttttcttcttctttctttttatagATTGAGATATTGCTTGGAAAGACAGCAAACTTTGATGAATTGATGGCTGCTGCCGCAGAGGAGAAGGAAGCTAGAGAGGCTGCTGAGGAGCAGAGCTGAGTGAAGATGTGACCTCATAAGAACACCTCCCTTTCACATTATGCGTTTTAGATCGATTTATTAACTATAATTTATTTTGCCAATTGTATCATCCAGCATAGATTATGTTGCTACTAGCTTACACCCAAGTGTACTTCTTTTCACCATATtggaactattttttttttccttcaaacaTTTTTAGATTCCAAATCCGAAGCACTTAttcttgctatttttttttaaaaaatttagtcgAAATACCTATGATTAGTTTCATCTGCGTCCTGCGCTTTTGTATATCAATTTGCTTCTACGAGTGCTCATTAAAATCTCTGCACTTCAAAATATCGAATGACTCAGGCAGTGCCTTTAGTTGTGAAGAGCCCGTCAAAAGGCTGAAGTCTTTCAGGAGATGCATACAATTCTTCGCTAGCGACCAAAATATGTATAGCAATTACAACACaatggttttttttcttcttttcttttatatTATCATTTAAAGAAAATGTAACACGTCGTAGCAGTGTTAAAACTTAAAAGGTTCAAATCATGCAACTAAAATAATaaagtttttatatatttttcattgaTCGTGTTCAAATATGTTATGTAGCCATTTTTTATTGGGCCTCATATATCAAGTTCAACACTTCAACtcagagaaaaaaaaatcaacaccTCAACCTTCATGCAAATAGAGAAAACTAGAAAAATGGCCATTAGGATTCTCTCCTCGAAATCATTGTCCCTTCGCTCTGTCTTTACTACCCTTAATCTCCGTAAGTTTTCTTCTGGTGCTCTACAACACTCAGACCTACTAACGTCGCCCTCGCCGGATATCGTGAACGATGTTTCCCGCGTTCTAAGCGACCACCGCAATCCCCACGATGACTTGGAGCATTCACTGAACTCTTTCTCAACCCATGTATCAATAACCATGGTCGAACAAGTCCTTAAAAGGTGCAAAAATCTTGGGTTCTCGGCACACAGGTTCTTTCTTTGGGCTAAAAGAATTCCAGGTTTCGAACACAGTGTTGAGAGCTATCACATTTTGATTGATGTCTTGGGAAGTAGCAAGCAATTTGCATTGCTGTGGGATCTTCTTATAGATATGAGAGAGTCCAAGTGTTGTGAGATTAGTCCTGAGATTTTCCGGATTGTTTTTAGAG
This genomic interval from Humulus lupulus chromosome 8, drHumLupu1.1, whole genome shotgun sequence contains the following:
- the LOC133796368 gene encoding uncharacterized protein At2g34160-like, with the protein product MEEITDGVNNMIMADSQKRNRIQVSNTKKPLFFYVNLAKRYMQQYNEVELSALGMAIATVVTIAEILKNNGLALEKKIMTSTVDIKDDSRGRPVQKAKIEILLGKTANFDELMAAAAEEKEAREAAEEQS